The Streptomyces sp. NBC_00659 genomic interval CGCGTCGTGAGCGTGGACGTCATGGGCGCGGCGGGCCGGCCGGCCGGCGCGACGGGAGGATCCGCCGGTCCGGTGGACCGCTCCGGCGTGATCACCGTCGTCGGTACGGGCACGGGGGTGCCGCTGTCCCCGGACGCCGGGGCTGTGCTCGCCGGGGCCGGGCTGGTCGTGGGCGCCCGGCGGCATCTGGCGGCGGCCCGGCTGCCGGAACGGGCGGAGCAGGTGGTGCTCGGGCCGCTGGCACCCGCCCTGGACCGCATCGAGCGGTACACGGACGGCGGGGCGCGCGGGGGCCCGGTCGTGGTGCTCGCGTCGGGCGACCCGGGGTTCTTCGGGATCGTGCGGGCGCTCGCGGAGCGGTTCGGGACCGGGCGTCTCGACGTCCGCCCCGGTGTCTCCTCGGTGGCGACCGCGTTCGCCCGGCTCGGGCTGCCCTGGGACGACGCGGTCGTGGTCAGCGCGCACGGCCGTGATCCGCGGACGGCCGTCCAGGTCTGCCGGTCGCGGCCCAAGGTCGCCGTGCTGACCGCTCCCGGGTCCGGTCCGGCCGAGCTGGGCGCCGCCCTCGCCGACGCGGGCGCGGAGCGCGAACTGGTCGTGGCGAGCGCCCTCGGCGACCCGGAGCACGAGCGCGTCGAGCGGGTCACGCCCGCCGAGGCCGCCGCCCGCGACTGGGGTCCGGCGGTCAGTGTCGTGCTGTGCCTGGACGCGTCGCGGTCCCTGGCTCCCGTGCGGACCGTCGCCGGTCCGACGGCCGGTCCCGGCCGATGGG includes:
- the cbiE gene encoding precorrin-6y C5,15-methyltransferase (decarboxylating) subunit CbiE produces the protein MITVVGTGTGVPLSPDAGAVLAGAGLVVGARRHLAAARLPERAEQVVLGPLAPALDRIERYTDGGARGGPVVVLASGDPGFFGIVRALAERFGTGRLDVRPGVSSVATAFARLGLPWDDAVVVSAHGRDPRTAVQVCRSRPKVAVLTAPGSGPAELGAALADAGAERELVVASALGDPEHERVERVTPAEAAARDWGPAVSVVLCLDASRSLAPVRTVAGPTAGPGRWALDESEFAHRDSMISKFEVRALVLARIGPRLGDLVWDIGAGSGSVAVECARFGAAVTAVEKTPDGCDRVRANAAAHGVDVRVVQGAAPGVLSGLDGSHDPDAVFIGGGGRELPEIVSVCARRARRAVVIAMASLDRVPAARDALTAAGFTCDGVLLQSSRLAPLPGGVSRLAAANPVFVLWGVRPPARTEGVPQ